In a genomic window of Gossypium arboreum isolate Shixiya-1 chromosome 9, ASM2569848v2, whole genome shotgun sequence:
- the LOC108455293 gene encoding protein MAINTENANCE OF MERISTEMS-like, translating into MPYLRLARFGDVVLIRRFDLRPNLLSALVERWCTETHTFIMPCEECIITLEDVAMQLGLRVDGTVVTGRSKVLEPSVVCHRLLGRSHRDEEQNFTCLTLAWLRANFKQLSSIATEQEVMYVARAYIMQLIGGVLLPNNTSNRVHLKYFPLLEDFSRAGSYSWGSAVLAALYYELCRATKHRVSNMAGCLGLLQSWALYRMPFLAAVRHQPYSWPLINRWATSPGIGASQTLIIYRQIIEAYVGEKFLWMPPVLNFSTVEWYDGDRVMRQFGCKQFVPVEPQQFADVRGKTMQGRHTLDWSVEHQCYVALWNTWYDRQPEMHSCMFDFSPWTEYMQWYMNQWRVYLYGGQLMIVPGHGYRRGNQPTVEVEDQHMAEPDSKDQVLNTSEQWVDTFCDESQSSSYNPDIGSSSSYHPDMGGSSSYHPDMGGSSSYHLDIGGSSLFDLEEPLTSVDMFGNNMYSTPPEATIDPVSNPSDVYNRPQRPPRQRRPLNRYTSNNDTTPGSFQF; encoded by the exons ATGCCATACTTACGGTTGGCCAGATTTGGGGACGTCGTATTGATCCGAAGGTTTGACTTGAGGCCAAACTTACTATCTGCCTTGGTTGAGCGGTGGTGTACGGAGACCCACACCTTCATTATGCCATGCGAGGAGTGCATTATCACATTAGAAGACGTTGCTATGCAACTTGGGTTACGAGTTGACGGTACTGTGGTCACGGGTCGAAGCAAAGTGTTGGAACCTTCTGTAGTATGCCACAGACTGCTTGGACGGTCTCATCGTGATGAGGAACAGAATTTCACATGCTTGACATTAGCATGGTTGAGAGCAAATTTTAAGCAGTTATCGAGCATTGCCACTGAGCAGGAGGTGATGTATGTTGCTCGAGCCTATATTATGCAGCTGATTGGGGGGGTACTTCTTCCGAACAACACGTCTAATAGAGTCCACTTAAAGTACTTTCCTCTATTGGAGGATTTTTCTCGTGCCGGTAGTTACAGCTGGGGATCTGCAGTGTTGGCTGCATTATACTATGAGCTCTGTCGTGCAACAAAACATAGGGTTAGTAATATGGCTGGTTGTCTGGGTCTACTACAGTCTTGGGCTCTATACAGGATGCCGTTTCTAGCGGCTGTTAGGCACCAACCATATTCATGGCCACTTATAAATAG ATGGGCGACGTCTCCGGGAATTGGTGCGAGCCAGACATTAATCATTTACCGTCAAATAATAGAGGCGTACGTCGGAGAGaaa TTTTTGTGGATGCC GCCAGTGCTCAACTTCTCAACCGTTGAGTGGTACGACGGTGATCGAGTTATGCGACAATTTGGGTGTAAACAATTTGTGCCGGTCGAGCCACAACAGTTTGCTGATGTCCGCGGTAAGACCATGCAGGGGAGACATACATTAGATTGGAGCGTGGAACATCAATGTTATGTAGCACTATGGAATACCTGGTACGACAGGCAGCCTGAGATGCACTCCTGCATGTTTGACTTTAGTCCCTGGACAGAATATATGCAGTGGTACATGAATCAATGGCGAGTTTATTTATATGGTGGACAACTTATGATAGTACCAGGTCACGGCTACAGACGTGGAAATCAACCTACGGTGGAGGTAGAGGATCAACATATGGCGGAGCCCGACTCAAAGGACCAAGTTTTAAACACATCGGAGCAATGGGTTGACACTTTTTGTGATGAGTCCCAGAGTAGTTCATATAACCCGGACATAGGTAGTTCGAGTTCATATCACCCGGACATGGGTGGTTCAAGTTCATATCACCCGGACATGGGTGGTTCGAGTTCATATCACCTGGATATAGGCGGTTCGAGTCTATTTGACCTAGAGGAACCACTGACATCAgttgatatgtttggtaataaCATGTACTCCACCCCGCCTGAGGCCACGATCGACCCAGTTTCCAATCCTTCAGATGTGTACAATAGACCTCAACGTCCACCCCGTCAACGAAGGCCCCTAAACCGTTATACCTCGAACAATGATACCACTCCTGGTTCTTTCCAATTTTAA